In Panacibacter ginsenosidivorans, the following proteins share a genomic window:
- a CDS encoding carboxypeptidase regulatory-like domain-containing protein → MKNTRIGLMALSAVVAGLFAFTTFQGGSIKGKITPVDGASQVWALSATDTLKAMINQGTFEIQNAKAGTYKVYIDAVEPYKDVIKEGVQVTDGSSADLGEIMLQK, encoded by the coding sequence ATGAAAAACACACGTATTGGTCTTATGGCGTTGTCTGCAGTGGTGGCAGGATTATTCGCTTTTACAACTTTCCAGGGTGGTTCAATCAAAGGTAAAATTACACCGGTAGACGGGGCATCCCAGGTATGGGCATTATCTGCCACAGATACTTTAAAAGCTATGATCAACCAGGGAACTTTTGAAATTCAGAATGCAAAAGCTGGCACTTATAAAGTTTATATCGATGCAGTCGAGCCTTACAAAGATGTGATAAAAGAAGGCGTTCAGGTAACTGATGGAAGTTCTGCAGATCTTGGAGAAATAATGTTGCAAAAATAA
- a CDS encoding alpha/beta hydrolase: protein MKVYFLSGLGADKTVFQFLDLDFCEPVFIEWIAPHKNESLPNYALRLTKHYHIPVNAIIIGLSFGGMLATEIAKKHSNIKAVLISSAKTKYELPPFYRMGKYLSMHKWTPASLQRWFMLNIKYLFGLKDPLHIKVYEELINNADTDFNKWAITALLNWNNEIVPANVTHIHGTDDKILPYKYVECDKTIKQGGHLMVMEQSAIISAMIKEIFMQEKVLSSSANQSAPLNQV from the coding sequence ATGAAAGTATATTTCCTATCAGGTTTGGGGGCTGATAAAACAGTTTTCCAATTTCTTGATCTTGATTTCTGCGAACCTGTTTTCATTGAATGGATCGCTCCTCATAAAAATGAATCCCTGCCCAACTACGCATTGCGTTTAACAAAGCACTACCATATTCCTGTAAATGCTATTATTATCGGGCTTTCATTTGGAGGTATGTTAGCAACCGAAATTGCCAAAAAGCATTCGAACATAAAAGCAGTACTGATTTCCAGCGCCAAAACAAAATATGAGCTGCCACCATTTTACAGAATGGGCAAATATTTGTCAATGCATAAATGGACGCCGGCATCTTTACAACGGTGGTTCATGCTTAATATTAAATATCTTTTTGGCCTCAAAGATCCATTACATATAAAGGTCTACGAAGAATTAATAAACAATGCTGACACGGATTTTAATAAATGGGCAATAACCGCATTATTAAACTGGAATAACGAGATTGTACCTGCGAATGTTACACATATTCATGGCACTGATGATAAAATTCTGCCTTATAAATATGTTGAATGTGATAAGACCATTAAACAGGGCGGGCATTTAATGGTGATGGAACAATCAGCAATTATTTCAGCAATGATAAAAGAAATTTTTATGCAGGAGAAAGTTCTTTCTTCATCAGCCAATCAGTCTGCTCCTCTGAACCAAGTGTAA
- a CDS encoding GNAT family N-acetyltransferase, producing the protein MDKIIIRRLSADDIEMLQNISVNTFIDTYAGHNTAENMQHYLQQHFSREQLLTELINGNNYFFAAFDNDIPAGYTKLRTFENPEQLPGRKHIELERIYTVKKYQGMGLGHRMMQYSLDFASVKGYELLWLGVWEHNEKALKFYTKFGFEIFGEHTFTLGSEEQTDWLMKKELSPA; encoded by the coding sequence ATGGATAAAATTATTATAAGACGATTGTCTGCCGATGATATTGAGATGTTACAAAACATAAGCGTCAATACATTTATTGATACTTATGCAGGGCATAACACTGCGGAAAATATGCAGCATTACCTGCAGCAACATTTTAGCAGGGAACAACTATTAACTGAGTTGATCAACGGCAATAACTATTTTTTTGCCGCGTTTGATAATGATATTCCAGCTGGATATACTAAACTACGCACATTTGAAAACCCCGAACAACTTCCTGGACGAAAACATATAGAACTTGAGCGTATTTATACAGTAAAGAAATATCAGGGTATGGGCCTTGGTCACAGAATGATGCAATACAGTCTTGATTTTGCTTCGGTAAAAGGTTATGAATTGTTATGGCTTGGGGTGTGGGAGCACAATGAAAAGGCATTAAAATTTTATACCAAATTTGGTTTTGAAATTTTCGGCGAACATACTTTTACACTTGGTTCAGAGGAGCAGACTGATTGGCTGATGAAGAAAGAACTTTCTCCTGCATAA
- a CDS encoding YtxH domain-containing protein → MSAQKILIGALSGLVAGVAIGLLTAPAKGSETRQKISDSADELKRKLRRLRGQAADELDELKSVFETEVEGLKDDVREKVLKLIEASKKSYNHVKEETKTL, encoded by the coding sequence ATGAGCGCTCAAAAAATTTTGATTGGTGCATTGTCCGGACTCGTTGCAGGTGTTGCTATTGGATTATTGACTGCTCCTGCAAAGGGTAGTGAAACAAGACAAAAAATATCTGACTCTGCGGACGAGTTAAAAAGAAAATTACGTCGTCTCCGCGGACAGGCGGCGGATGAATTAGATGAACTGAAATCTGTTTTTGAAACTGAAGTGGAGGGGCTGAAGGATGATGTGCGGGAAAAAGTTTTAAAGCTTATAGAAGCAAGCAAGAAAAGTTATAATCATGTAAAAGAAGAAACAAAGACTCTTTAA
- a CDS encoding YXWGXW repeat-containing protein: MKRLIVFSALIFSLMSMESCKTTVATRPSPPAVVARPPQPRPNYIWIDGEWYIAGGKYQYRQGYWAPPRRGGVWVPGHWEKRRGGWYWNKGHWR; this comes from the coding sequence ATGAAAAGACTGATTGTATTTAGTGCTCTGATATTTTCACTAATGAGCATGGAAAGTTGTAAGACTACCGTAGCTACCAGACCTTCTCCACCTGCAGTAGTTGCAAGACCACCACAACCTCGCCCCAATTATATATGGATTGATGGAGAATGGTATATAGCTGGCGGAAAATATCAATACAGGCAAGGCTATTGGGCTCCTCCCCGCAGAGGTGGCGTATGGGTACCTGGTCATTGGGAAAAAAGAAGGGGTGGCTGGTATTGGAACAAAGGTCATTGGAGATAA
- a CDS encoding ribosomal maturation YjgA family protein translates to MNSNLLRRIIYLLLFAFFIWLALATRHHKEWFYPLIVKYGGDVIWAGAFLFLLRTIFINTALWKLAVWCYVLGVLDEVSQLIRTPFADVARTTTLGKLMFGQGFLWSDILCYAIGTLLAFLILILLEKTYSKRKEVIR, encoded by the coding sequence ATGAACTCAAATCTTTTACGAAGAATAATTTATTTGCTGCTGTTTGCTTTCTTTATTTGGCTTGCGTTAGCAACAAGACATCACAAAGAATGGTTTTATCCATTGATTGTTAAGTACGGTGGTGATGTAATATGGGCTGGAGCATTCTTATTTTTATTAAGAACGATCTTTATTAATACCGCTTTGTGGAAACTTGCCGTGTGGTGTTATGTATTGGGTGTGCTTGATGAGGTTTCTCAATTAATTCGTACACCATTTGCAGATGTAGCTAGAACTACCACATTAGGGAAGCTAATGTTTGGACAAGGCTTTTTATGGAGTGATATTCTCTGTTATGCAATTGGAACTTTACTTGCATTTTTAATTTTAATTCTTTTGGAAAAAACATATTCAAAACGAAAAGAGGTTATTAGGTGA
- the dnaK gene encoding molecular chaperone DnaK, giving the protein MGKIIGIDLGTTNSCVAVMEGNEPVVIANDEGRRTTPSVVAFLKNGERKVGDPAKRQAITNPHNTIMSVKRFMGRRYDEVTEEISHWSYKVAKGDNNTVRVDIDGRLYTPQEISAMILQKMKKTAEDYLGQEVSEAVITVPAYFNDAQRQATKEAGEIAGLNVRRIVNEPTAAALAYGLDKKHVDQKIAVFDLGGGTFDISILELGDGVFEVKSTNGDTHLGGDDFDKVIMDWLAEEFKKDENIDLRKDPMALQRLKEAAEKAKVELSSSSETEINLPYITAVDGVPKHLVKKLTRAKFESLADNLFARCLKPCEAALKDAGYNISQIDEIILVGGSTRIPKVQEIVEKFFGKKPNKGVNPDEVVAVGAAIQGAVLTGEVKDVLLLDVTPLSLGIETMGGVMTTMIASNTTIPSKKTEIFSTASDNQPGVQIHVIQGERPMASQNKSLGVFNLDGIPPAPRGVPQIEVTFDIDANGMLHVSAKDKGTGKEQKIRIEAGSGLSKEEVEKMKNEAKAHEAEDKIAREKVDKLNQADSMIFQTEKQFKEFGDKIPADKKAPIEAALNKLKDAHKAQDVAAVDAAMAEMNTAWTAASEEIYKAQQAGGGAQPGPDAGANGNAGAANNETVTDAEFEEVK; this is encoded by the coding sequence ATGGGTAAAATAATAGGAATCGACCTTGGTACTACAAACAGTTGCGTTGCCGTAATGGAAGGTAACGAACCTGTGGTAATAGCCAATGATGAAGGGCGCAGAACCACGCCTTCAGTTGTTGCGTTTCTCAAAAATGGAGAACGTAAAGTGGGTGATCCGGCAAAGCGCCAGGCTATCACAAATCCACATAACACGATCATGTCTGTAAAGCGTTTTATGGGGCGCAGATATGATGAAGTGACAGAAGAAATAAGCCATTGGAGCTATAAAGTTGCCAAAGGTGACAATAATACCGTGCGTGTAGATATTGACGGACGTCTTTATACACCACAGGAAATTTCTGCGATGATCCTTCAGAAAATGAAGAAAACGGCGGAAGATTATCTTGGACAGGAAGTGAGCGAAGCAGTAATTACTGTTCCTGCATACTTCAACGATGCACAACGCCAGGCTACTAAAGAAGCAGGTGAAATTGCAGGCTTGAATGTTCGCAGAATAGTAAATGAACCAACGGCTGCGGCACTTGCTTATGGTCTGGATAAAAAACATGTTGACCAGAAGATCGCGGTGTTTGATCTTGGTGGTGGCACATTCGATATATCAATCCTTGAATTGGGTGATGGTGTATTCGAAGTGAAATCAACTAACGGTGATACGCACCTTGGTGGTGATGACTTTGATAAAGTTATCATGGACTGGCTGGCTGAAGAATTTAAAAAAGATGAGAACATTGATCTTCGTAAAGACCCGATGGCTTTACAGCGTTTGAAAGAAGCTGCTGAAAAAGCAAAAGTTGAATTGAGTTCTTCTTCAGAAACAGAAATAAATCTTCCTTATATCACGGCTGTTGATGGTGTGCCTAAACACCTTGTAAAGAAACTTACCCGTGCAAAATTTGAAAGCCTTGCTGATAACCTTTTTGCAAGATGTCTGAAACCTTGTGAAGCAGCATTGAAAGATGCGGGTTATAATATATCACAGATCGATGAAATAATATTGGTTGGTGGTTCTACACGTATACCAAAAGTTCAGGAAATAGTTGAGAAGTTCTTTGGTAAAAAACCAAACAAAGGAGTAAATCCTGATGAAGTGGTTGCGGTTGGAGCAGCTATACAGGGCGCGGTTCTTACCGGTGAAGTAAAAGATGTGTTGTTACTCGACGTTACACCACTTTCTCTTGGCATTGAAACAATGGGTGGGGTTATGACAACGATGATAGCTTCTAACACAACTATTCCTTCCAAGAAAACAGAAATATTCTCTACTGCCAGCGATAATCAACCCGGTGTACAGATACATGTAATACAGGGTGAGAGGCCAATGGCAAGCCAGAATAAGAGCCTTGGTGTGTTTAACCTTGATGGTATTCCGCCAGCTCCACGTGGTGTTCCTCAAATTGAAGTAACCTTCGATATAGATGCCAACGGTATGTTGCATGTAAGTGCAAAAGACAAAGGCACAGGTAAGGAACAAAAGATCAGGATTGAAGCTGGTAGCGGTCTTAGTAAAGAAGAAGTAGAAAAGATGAAAAATGAAGCTAAGGCACATGAAGCAGAAGATAAGATTGCACGTGAAAAAGTTGATAAGCTTAACCAGGCAGACAGCATGATCTTCCAGACAGAAAAACAATTCAAAGAATTTGGAGATAAAATTCCTGCTGATAAAAAAGCGCCAATCGAGGCAGCATTGAATAAGCTGAAAGATGCGCACAAAGCACAGGATGTAGCCGCTGTTGATGCAGCAATGGCTGAAATGAACACGGCATGGACTGCAGCAAGCGAAGAAATTTATAAAGCACAACAGGCTGGTGGTGGTGCACAACCGGGACCAGATGCAGGCGCAAACGGAAACGCTGGTGCAGCAAATAACGAAACTGTTACCGATGCAGAGTTTGAAGAAGTGAAGTAA
- a CDS encoding acyloxyacyl hydrolase: protein MLLKYVYFLLAIVISILYFSFAGEAQTDSTSLKITGQKSYTFNLNYGWIYAHSIDIKNTAGAKPRGVSFEIVNRSTDTAVWNKYGSYPSTGIMLTYLDLNTPILSKSYTAAYIFEPTFRLNNKMDFFIKTRIGLSYLTNPHDSLKNPTNNTYSTRFNFFTAAGLGITYKFNNHYSAVLDANFFHNSNGGFDQPNRGLNYPNLSAGIRYDVESNTTPTFRRIKDTSWKTDKWNYDAMAYYSPKEGYNYVWQHKRKYLFGAGFQTSYRISSLDALTLGTEIYYDDAIGSIKRNLGDNSSNVYTGLLMGNEFIFRKIIFSQQLGFFLHKNTESYTDIYKQPFGLVYHRWGLRYRLQKHWYFGFNFLVHGHVADFIDGRLIYRF from the coding sequence ATGTTATTAAAGTACGTTTATTTTTTGTTGGCAATTGTCATAAGCATTCTTTATTTCTCCTTTGCCGGCGAGGCACAAACCGATTCAACATCTTTAAAAATTACCGGGCAAAAGTCTTATACTTTTAACCTTAATTATGGATGGATATATGCTCATTCAATAGATATAAAAAATACTGCAGGTGCAAAGCCAAGAGGTGTATCTTTCGAAATCGTGAACAGATCAACTGATACAGCGGTATGGAATAAGTATGGTTCGTATCCTTCTACAGGTATAATGCTCACATACCTTGATTTGAATACGCCTATTCTTTCCAAATCGTATACCGCTGCATACATTTTTGAACCAACATTCAGGCTTAATAACAAGATGGATTTTTTTATAAAAACAAGAATTGGATTATCATACTTAACTAATCCGCATGATTCTTTAAAAAACCCCACCAATAATACATACAGTACAAGGTTTAATTTTTTTACTGCAGCCGGGCTTGGTATTACTTACAAATTCAATAACCATTATTCAGCAGTTTTGGATGCGAATTTTTTTCATAACTCCAATGGGGGCTTTGATCAACCAAACCGGGGTTTGAACTATCCTAATCTTTCAGCCGGTATCCGGTATGACGTTGAAAGTAACACTACCCCAACATTCAGGCGAATAAAAGACACAAGCTGGAAAACGGATAAATGGAACTATGATGCCATGGCTTACTATTCCCCTAAAGAAGGATATAATTATGTATGGCAACACAAAAGAAAGTACTTGTTTGGTGCTGGTTTTCAAACTTCCTACAGGATAAGTTCACTTGATGCGCTTACATTAGGAACCGAAATTTACTATGATGACGCAATAGGTTCCATTAAAAGAAACCTTGGTGATAATTCCTCGAATGTGTATACTGGTTTACTGATGGGCAATGAATTCATTTTCCGCAAAATTATTTTCAGTCAGCAACTTGGTTTTTTTCTGCATAAAAACACTGAGTCTTACACAGATATTTACAAACAACCTTTTGGATTAGTTTACCATCGCTGGGGATTGCGTTACCGCCTGCAGAAGCATTGGTATTTTGGCTTCAACTTCCTGGTGCATGGGCATGTGGCAGATTTTATTGATGGCAGGTTGATCTATAGGTTTTAA
- a CDS encoding aminotransferase class III-fold pyridoxal phosphate-dependent enzyme codes for MSFTEKEIESLVKKYYLLDVKAKALTGEYEFNFLLTAQDGTKYIFKAASDEHSYDFFDAQIKIVQHLSNSEVADKFFQYIPNSSGELMTVLQKGDRKFYLRLITFLEGKFWCNTSERPDALHIDLGNVLGRMDKVLQNFSHPAMHRHYVWDISNAADANRKLHCIKDHELRRIAGYFLLQFETEVLPVISSLRHAYLHHDANDTNILVQGDKVVGLIDFSDMVYTALINNLAVACTYAMMNHPDPLFAATLVVQGYHKAYALTEQEIDLLYYLIAARLCISVTQSAWNASIETNNEHHFISEKPAWELLYKLIRINPIKAQDSFRKVCGFKAIINNDDYTNLLEERKEHIGRNLSISYQQKLKIVRGALQYLYDDKGNTFVDCVNNPSHVGHCHPVVVKAMQKQIATLNTNSRYLHNNIIDYAKRLTATLPPSLSVCYFTNSGSEANDLAVRIARHFTKQKDIIVLDHAYHGTSTVAMEMSPYKFDSKGGFGQMPWIHKAMNPDLYRGPYKYNDREAGKKYAADVQRIIEELKKENKAPAVFICETLLGVGGQIPLPPNYLKEVYKHVRAAGGVCIADEVQVGFGRVGDAFWGFELQNVVPDIVVMGKPIGNGHPLAAVVITNEIADAFNNGLEYFNTFGGNPVSMAAGLAVLDVIQHEEMQQHAKETGEYLMDGLRKLMNKHPLISEVRGHGLFIGAEMVKDRNTLEPALPEIDIVVEKVKTKGYLLSTDGPLHNVLKIKPPLPFNKQNADELLQYLDESLSEL; via the coding sequence ATGAGCTTTACCGAAAAAGAAATTGAATCGCTGGTAAAAAAATATTACCTGCTTGATGTAAAAGCAAAAGCATTGACAGGTGAGTATGAGTTCAATTTTTTATTGACTGCACAGGATGGCACTAAATATATTTTCAAAGCAGCAAGTGATGAACATAGCTATGATTTTTTTGACGCGCAAATAAAAATTGTGCAGCATTTATCAAACAGCGAAGTAGCTGATAAATTCTTTCAATATATTCCCAATTCTTCAGGTGAACTAATGACCGTGCTGCAAAAAGGTGATAGGAAATTTTATCTGCGCTTAATTACATTTTTAGAAGGAAAATTCTGGTGCAACACAAGTGAACGCCCAGATGCATTACACATTGATCTTGGCAATGTTCTAGGTCGTATGGATAAAGTGCTGCAAAATTTTTCTCATCCTGCCATGCACCGCCATTATGTGTGGGATATCAGTAATGCTGCAGATGCAAACCGTAAATTGCATTGTATAAAAGATCATGAACTCAGAAGAATAGCCGGTTATTTTTTACTGCAGTTTGAGACAGAAGTGTTGCCGGTTATTTCATCGCTTCGGCACGCATATTTACATCACGATGCGAATGATACAAACATTTTAGTACAAGGCGATAAAGTTGTTGGATTGATTGATTTCAGTGACATGGTCTATACCGCACTCATCAATAATCTTGCAGTGGCTTGTACTTATGCAATGATGAATCACCCTGATCCTTTATTTGCAGCAACGCTTGTTGTACAAGGTTATCACAAAGCTTATGCTTTAACCGAACAGGAAATTGATCTGCTGTATTACTTGATTGCCGCAAGGCTTTGTATAAGTGTAACACAGTCTGCCTGGAACGCATCTATTGAAACAAACAATGAACATCATTTTATTTCTGAAAAACCTGCATGGGAATTATTGTACAAACTCATCCGCATCAACCCGATCAAAGCACAGGACAGTTTCAGAAAAGTTTGTGGCTTTAAAGCTATCATCAATAACGATGATTATACAAACCTGCTTGAAGAAAGAAAAGAACATATTGGTCGCAATCTTAGTATCAGTTACCAACAAAAATTAAAAATTGTTCGTGGTGCTTTGCAATATTTATATGACGACAAAGGCAACACGTTTGTTGATTGTGTAAACAATCCAAGTCATGTGGGGCATTGTCATCCTGTTGTGGTAAAAGCAATGCAAAAACAAATTGCCACACTCAATACTAATTCAAGATACCTCCATAATAATATTATTGACTATGCCAAACGTTTAACTGCAACACTTCCGCCTTCATTGAGTGTTTGCTATTTCACCAACAGTGGCAGCGAAGCGAATGATCTTGCTGTTAGAATAGCGCGTCATTTTACCAAGCAGAAAGATATTATTGTATTAGATCACGCTTATCATGGCACATCTACAGTGGCAATGGAAATGAGTCCGTATAAATTTGACAGCAAAGGTGGTTTCGGGCAAATGCCATGGATTCATAAAGCCATGAACCCGGACTTGTATCGCGGACCTTACAAATACAATGATAGGGAAGCAGGAAAAAAATATGCAGCAGATGTGCAACGCATCATTGAAGAATTAAAAAAAGAAAACAAAGCGCCTGCGGTTTTCATTTGCGAAACATTGCTCGGCGTTGGCGGACAAATTCCCTTGCCGCCGAATTATTTAAAAGAAGTTTACAAACATGTTCGCGCCGCAGGCGGGGTTTGCATTGCAGACGAAGTGCAAGTCGGCTTTGGTCGCGTTGGAGATGCATTCTGGGGCTTCGAATTGCAGAACGTGGTGCCAGATATTGTAGTGATGGGCAAACCCATTGGCAACGGTCACCCACTGGCGGCAGTTGTTATTACAAACGAGATTGCTGATGCTTTCAACAACGGGCTTGAATATTTCAACACATTTGGCGGCAACCCTGTTTCCATGGCTGCCGGGCTTGCGGTGCTCGACGTAATTCAGCACGAAGAAATGCAGCAACATGCAAAGGAAACCGGCGAATATTTAATGGATGGCTTACGCAAGCTCATGAACAAACACCCACTCATCAGCGAAGTGCGTGGGCATGGTTTGTTCATCGGTGCCGAAATGGTGAAAGACCGAAACACACTTGAACCAGCGTTGCCCGAAATTGATATTGTTGTTGAAAAAGTAAAAACAAAAGGTTATTTGCTCAGCACCGATGGTCCGCTGCACAATGTTTTAAAAATCAAACCCCCGCTACCGTTCAATAAACAAAATGCAGATGAGTTACTGCAATATCTTGATGAATCTTTGAGTGAGTTGTAA
- a CDS encoding DUF1338 domain-containing protein translates to MSKIVLNKVLEGLMTRYKERVPDVQGVINAMIKEGVIANANEIENDHIAFRTMGVKHLGIASLEKIFLHYGYKRKDHYFFPAKKLDAYWYAPPSPEYPRIFISELIVEDLSKSAQQIIHSYTDEVTCDPVDSINLDDAAAVDDFLHSGLWRLPTLEDFLTLSSESEYAAWVIYNRYYLNHFTVSVHNLKTGYNNVADFNNFLERNGFKLNDSGGKIKTSPDGNLLQSSTVAEMIIATFANSVKHLISGSYVEFAERKVLKQYEGLSANELKREHRREGFEAGNADKIFESTYASQTSKK, encoded by the coding sequence ATGTCAAAAATTGTATTAAATAAGGTTCTTGAAGGCCTTATGACCCGATACAAAGAACGTGTGCCCGATGTGCAGGGTGTAATTAATGCCATGATAAAAGAAGGCGTAATTGCAAATGCCAATGAAATTGAGAATGATCATATTGCTTTCAGAACGATGGGTGTAAAACATCTTGGAATTGCATCACTTGAAAAAATATTCCTTCATTATGGTTACAAAAGAAAAGATCATTATTTCTTTCCGGCGAAGAAGTTAGATGCCTATTGGTATGCGCCGCCTTCGCCGGAATATCCACGCATATTTATAAGTGAATTGATCGTTGAAGATCTATCAAAGAGTGCGCAGCAAATTATACATAGTTATACAGATGAAGTAACGTGTGATCCTGTTGATTCAATCAATTTAGACGATGCGGCTGCAGTTGATGATTTTTTACACAGTGGTTTATGGCGTTTGCCAACTTTAGAAGATTTTCTAACACTCAGCAGCGAAAGTGAATATGCGGCATGGGTTATTTATAACCGTTATTATTTAAATCACTTTACTGTGAGCGTTCATAATTTAAAAACAGGATACAACAACGTTGCGGACTTCAATAATTTTCTTGAACGCAATGGTTTTAAACTAAATGATTCTGGTGGCAAAATCAAAACCAGTCCGGATGGAAATTTGTTGCAAAGTTCAACAGTTGCAGAAATGATCATCGCAACTTTTGCAAATAGCGTTAAGCACCTGATCTCAGGTTCTTATGTTGAATTTGCAGAAAGAAAAGTTTTGAAGCAATACGAAGGCTTGTCTGCAAACGAACTAAAACGCGAACATAGAAGAGAAGGTTTTGAAGCAGGCAATGCAGACAAAATTTTCGAAAGCACTTATGCTTCGCAAACAAGTAAAAAATAA
- the amaB gene encoding L-piperidine-6-carboxylate dehydrogenase has translation MDFLQQLGLEQENKGVSTGSTWIDSKGAKLESFSPVDGKLIGTVISADKAAYDVSMEKALAAFKEWRMWPAPKRGEIVRQFGEALREKKEPLGKLVSYEMGKSLQEGLGEVQEMIDICDFAVGLSRQLYGLSMHSERPLHRMYEQWHPLGVVGIISAFNFPVAVWSWNTALAWICGDVCIWKPSEKTPLCGIACQKIIAEVFAKNNVPEGVSCLVQGGREIGEWLSNDTNIPLISATGSTRMGKAVSTAVAARLGRSILELGGNNAIIISQHADLDMSLIGAVFGAVGTAGQRCTSTRRLIIHESVYDTFKNKLINAYKQLSIGDPLDSKNHVGPLIDKDAVKLYLDSIEKCKQQGGNFVVEGGILEGAGYESGCYVKPCIAEVTNDLGIVQHETFAPILYLIKYKTIEEAIVLQNGVPQGLSSAIMTLNIRESELFLSQAGSDCGIANVNIGTSGAEIGGAFGGEKETGGGRESGSDAWKAYMRRQTNTINWSTNLPLAQGIKFHI, from the coding sequence ATGGATTTCTTACAACAATTAGGATTAGAACAGGAAAATAAAGGTGTTTCAACAGGCTCTACATGGATAGATTCTAAAGGTGCAAAACTTGAATCCTTCTCTCCTGTTGATGGCAAACTAATCGGCACAGTTATAAGCGCAGATAAAGCCGCTTATGATGTATCAATGGAAAAAGCGCTTGCTGCTTTTAAGGAATGGCGCATGTGGCCTGCGCCGAAACGTGGAGAAATTGTTCGCCAGTTTGGCGAAGCATTGCGTGAAAAGAAAGAACCGCTTGGGAAATTGGTTAGCTATGAAATGGGCAAAAGTTTACAGGAAGGTTTGGGCGAAGTACAGGAAATGATCGACATCTGCGATTTTGCTGTTGGTTTGTCTCGTCAGCTATACGGTTTAAGCATGCATAGCGAAAGACCGTTACACAGAATGTATGAGCAATGGCATCCGCTGGGTGTTGTTGGAATTATTTCCGCTTTCAACTTTCCCGTTGCAGTATGGAGCTGGAACACAGCACTAGCTTGGATCTGCGGCGATGTATGTATCTGGAAGCCGAGCGAAAAAACACCGTTGTGTGGTATTGCATGTCAAAAAATAATTGCAGAAGTTTTTGCTAAGAACAATGTTCCTGAAGGTGTAAGTTGCCTGGTGCAAGGTGGCAGAGAAATTGGCGAATGGCTTTCCAATGATACCAATATTCCACTAATTTCTGCAACAGGCTCTACACGAATGGGTAAAGCGGTTTCAACAGCTGTGGCTGCTCGTTTGGGAAGGTCAATTCTGGAATTAGGCGGCAATAATGCAATCATTATTTCTCAACATGCAGATCTTGATATGTCATTGATCGGCGCTGTGTTTGGTGCGGTTGGTACTGCTGGTCAGCGTTGTACTTCTACACGTCGTTTGATCATTCATGAATCCGTTTATGATACTTTCAAAAACAAGCTCATCAATGCATACAAACAACTAAGCATTGGTGATCCGCTTGATTCAAAAAATCATGTGGGTCCATTAATCGATAAAGATGCAGTAAAACTTTACCTTGATTCCATTGAAAAATGTAAACAGCAGGGTGGCAATTTTGTGGTAGAAGGCGGTATTCTCGAAGGTGCCGGTTATGAAAGCGGTTGTTACGTTAAACCTTGTATTGCAGAGGTAACCAACGATTTAGGTATTGTTCAGCATGAAACTTTTGCGCCAATCTTATATCTAATAAAATATAAAACAATCGAAGAGGCAATTGTTTTGCAGAATGGTGTACCACAAGGTTTGTCTTCAGCAATCATGACTTTGAACATTCGTGAATCTGAATTGTTCTTATCACAGGCTGGTAGCGATTGTGGAATTGCAAATGTTAATATTGGTACCAGTGGTGCCGAGATTGGTGGCGCTTTTGGAGGTGAGAAAGAAACCGGCGGTGGCCGCGAAAGTGGTTCAGATGCATGGAAAGCTTATATGCGCAGGCAAACAAATACCATTAATTGGAGCACCAACTTACCATTGGCGCAAGGCATTAAATTCCATATATAA